A window from Acidobacteriota bacterium encodes these proteins:
- a CDS encoding citrate transporter: MTAVLLLAVLAVFAALMFLRRLPALLALPAMAASIAIVVGEPHAQWLSTVVADGAIRLAPAYIAVCAGALLGRVMMTTGIAEDVIRHAAEFGGERPLVVTTVLMVATAVLFTSLTGLGAIIMVGSLVLPIVMSLGVPRRLAAILFLLAFATGFIFNIALWRLYRELLQMPAAAPLPPELVQFAVGLAVVMTAVVAGYVWWAVRRVPDLRLWAAPVREGRRPATPWPAYLTPLVPLVLYVGFGWREVPAFLAGAVYGTCVTRPRDIVRTLVSSAIRGVEDAAPAAILLVGIGMLLNALTLPAVRDALAPIVAQVPVRSPVSYVLFFTLLAPLALYRGPFNVFGVGAGVFSLMLAAGILPPFALLAAIMSIVQVQNVCDPTNTHNVWVASYTGVRVEDISMATLPAMMLVCFGGLLLGAWLFL, encoded by the coding sequence GTGACGGCGGTATTGCTGCTCGCCGTGCTGGCGGTCTTCGCGGCGCTGATGTTCCTGCGCCGACTGCCGGCGTTGCTCGCGTTGCCAGCCATGGCCGCGTCGATCGCCATCGTGGTGGGCGAACCGCACGCGCAATGGCTCTCGACAGTCGTCGCCGACGGCGCGATCCGGTTGGCGCCGGCGTACATCGCCGTGTGCGCGGGTGCCCTGCTCGGTCGCGTCATGATGACGACGGGGATCGCGGAGGATGTGATCAGGCACGCCGCGGAGTTCGGCGGCGAGAGACCGCTGGTCGTGACGACGGTCCTGATGGTTGCGACAGCCGTGCTCTTCACGTCGCTCACGGGCCTCGGCGCGATCATCATGGTCGGTTCGCTGGTCCTGCCGATCGTGATGAGCCTCGGCGTGCCGCGACGGCTCGCGGCGATCCTCTTCCTGCTGGCATTCGCCACGGGCTTCATCTTCAACATCGCGCTGTGGCGCCTCTATCGCGAGCTGCTGCAGATGCCGGCCGCCGCACCGCTCCCTCCGGAGCTCGTGCAGTTCGCCGTTGGCCTGGCCGTCGTGATGACGGCCGTGGTCGCGGGCTACGTCTGGTGGGCGGTGCGCCGTGTGCCGGACCTGCGTCTCTGGGCCGCGCCGGTCCGGGAAGGCCGCCGTCCTGCGACACCGTGGCCCGCCTACCTCACTCCGCTCGTCCCGCTGGTGCTGTACGTCGGATTCGGCTGGCGCGAAGTGCCGGCATTCCTCGCAGGTGCCGTGTACGGCACGTGCGTCACGCGGCCTCGCGACATCGTCAGAACGCTCGTCTCGTCGGCGATTCGCGGCGTGGAAGACGCGGCACCTGCCGCGATCCTGCTCGTGGGCATCGGCATGCTGCTCAACGCGCTGACGCTGCCGGCGGTCCGCGACGCGCTCGCACCGATCGTCGCGCAGGTGCCCGTCAGGTCACCGGTGTCGTACGTGCTGTTCTTCACGCTGCTGGCGCCGCTCGCGCTCTATCGAGGGCCGTTCAACGTGTTCGGTGTCGGCGCGGGCGTGTTCAGCCTGATGCTCGCCGCGGGCATTCTCCCGCCGTTCGCCCTGCTCGCCGCCATCATGTCGATCGTGCAGGTGCAGAACGTCTGCGATCCCACCAACACGCACAACGTCTGGGTGGCGTCGTACACGGGCGTGCGCGTCGAGGACATCTCGATGGCGACGCTGCCCGCGATGATGCTCGTGTGCTTCGGGGGCCTGCTCCTCGGCGCGTGGTTGTTCCTGTGA
- a CDS encoding hydantoinase/oxoprolinase codes for MTRGRLRIGIDVGGTFTDVVAVDAETFTLVAQLKVPTTHRAADGVARGIIDGLHRMLAQLGASGGEVAFIAHSTTQATNALLEGDVSRVGVVGAGRRGERWKARLDTRVPPVTLAPGKVLRAGHAFVPIDDPSQADAAIEQAVAVLARAGAEVVVASAAFAVDDPRVEEAIVRIARSRGLQATAGHDVSSRYGLRTRTRTALVNAAILPTMVATSTMTRRAVEETGITAPLMIMRSDGGVMTVDEVARRPIQTMLSGPAAGIAGALMHEQVSDGIFIEVGGTSADISVIRDGAPQMRPARVGGHRTFLDTLDVRTIAIAGGSMVRMREGRLVDVGPRSAHIAGVAYACFAPAGTFDGAVDVTFEQPRPGDPDDHVVLVACGARFAVTPTCAANALDLVPEVAFARADGDTARQAFVALARIVGQDARALAQVVLDCACGKVVAQVRALVDEYRLPAATVELVGGGGGAAALVPHAGALLHVPWRLARQAEVISPIGVALAMVRDVVERTIVDPTPPDVLRVREEAVAAAVRNGALAETVTVHVEVDPRRHVVRAAAAGSVELRRGSGPDLSVDEEARRAAAARSAQRDAASMARVAGTPELDVFMCTPRQGMWWQPWRRDAAQLRVVDRGGVVRLQRQDAVVRECTAADLEQTLRAVADAMAEYGDAGRVLPDVHLLCGARLVNLSGLADEGHLLGLAGVEMRTLPGDAQVVIIATARAQ; via the coding sequence GTGACACGCGGACGTCTGCGCATCGGCATCGACGTGGGTGGCACGTTCACGGACGTCGTCGCCGTGGACGCCGAGACGTTCACGCTCGTCGCACAGCTCAAGGTGCCCACCACGCATCGCGCGGCCGACGGCGTCGCGCGCGGCATCATCGACGGCCTGCACCGGATGCTGGCGCAGCTCGGTGCCAGCGGAGGGGAGGTCGCGTTCATCGCGCACTCCACGACGCAGGCGACCAATGCGTTGCTCGAAGGCGACGTCTCGCGCGTCGGCGTCGTCGGCGCGGGCCGGCGAGGTGAACGGTGGAAGGCACGGCTCGACACGCGTGTGCCCCCGGTGACGCTGGCGCCAGGGAAAGTATTGCGTGCCGGGCACGCGTTCGTGCCGATCGACGATCCGTCACAGGCCGACGCGGCGATCGAGCAGGCGGTCGCGGTGCTCGCACGCGCGGGCGCCGAGGTGGTCGTCGCGAGCGCCGCGTTCGCCGTGGACGACCCGCGCGTCGAAGAGGCGATCGTGCGGATCGCGCGATCGCGGGGCCTGCAGGCGACGGCCGGGCACGACGTGTCGTCGCGCTACGGCCTGCGCACGCGCACGCGGACGGCGCTGGTCAACGCCGCCATCCTGCCAACGATGGTCGCGACATCGACGATGACCCGGCGCGCAGTGGAGGAGACCGGTATCACCGCGCCGCTGATGATCATGCGGTCCGACGGAGGCGTGATGACCGTCGACGAGGTCGCCAGACGGCCGATCCAGACGATGCTGTCGGGACCTGCGGCCGGGATCGCCGGCGCGCTGATGCACGAGCAGGTGTCCGACGGCATCTTCATCGAAGTCGGTGGAACCAGCGCCGACATCTCCGTGATCCGCGACGGGGCGCCGCAGATGCGTCCCGCGCGCGTCGGCGGCCATCGCACGTTCCTCGACACACTCGACGTGCGCACGATCGCGATCGCCGGCGGCAGCATGGTGCGCATGCGCGAGGGGCGCCTCGTGGACGTGGGACCGCGCTCCGCGCACATCGCCGGCGTCGCGTACGCGTGCTTTGCGCCGGCGGGCACGTTCGATGGAGCCGTCGACGTGACGTTCGAGCAGCCACGACCTGGCGATCCTGACGATCATGTCGTGCTCGTCGCTTGCGGTGCCCGCTTCGCCGTCACGCCGACGTGCGCGGCCAACGCGCTCGATCTGGTACCAGAGGTGGCCTTCGCGCGCGCCGACGGCGACACCGCCCGTCAGGCATTCGTCGCGCTCGCGCGCATCGTTGGACAGGATGCCCGCGCGCTGGCGCAGGTCGTGCTCGACTGCGCCTGCGGCAAGGTGGTCGCGCAGGTGCGCGCGCTCGTCGATGAGTATCGGTTGCCGGCCGCGACAGTCGAACTCGTCGGCGGTGGCGGCGGCGCCGCCGCACTCGTGCCGCATGCGGGCGCGTTGCTGCACGTGCCCTGGCGGCTCGCGCGGCAAGCCGAGGTCATCTCGCCGATCGGTGTGGCGCTGGCCATGGTGCGCGACGTTGTCGAACGGACGATCGTCGATCCCACGCCGCCAGACGTCCTGCGCGTGCGTGAGGAGGCCGTCGCCGCGGCGGTCCGCAACGGCGCGCTGGCAGAGACCGTCACGGTCCACGTGGAGGTCGATCCGCGTCGCCATGTCGTCAGGGCGGCGGCCGCGGGCTCGGTCGAATTGCGGCGAGGCAGCGGGCCCGATCTGTCGGTCGACGAGGAGGCACGGCGCGCGGCGGCAGCCCGATCGGCGCAGCGAGACGCGGCGTCGATGGCGCGCGTGGCGGGCACTCCGGAGCTCGACGTGTTCATGTGCACGCCGCGACAGGGCATGTGGTGGCAACCGTGGCGTCGCGACGCGGCACAACTCCGTGTCGTCGATCGCGGCGGCGTGGTGCGGTTGCAGCGGCAGGACGCCGTCGTCCGGGAATGCACGGCCGCCGACCTGGAGCAGACGCTGCGTGCCGTCGCCGACGCCATGGCGGAGTACGGCGACGCGGGACGCGTGCTGCCGGACGTCCATCTGCTGTGCGGGGCGCGGCTCGTCAATCTCTCGGGACTGGCCGACGAGGGGCACCTGCTCGGCCTTGCCGGCGTCGAGATGCGGACCCTGCCCGGAGACGCGCAGGTTGTCATCATCGCGACAGCCAGAGCACAGTAG
- a CDS encoding FAD-dependent oxidoreductase, protein MTPFDVLVVGGGNAGCTAAITAARLGARVCLVERYGFLGGTATAAMVAPWMTYHAGSADESGRITGGLAQEFVERLVAMGASPGHLPDASDYVPTITPFDPEAHKWLLMAMCEEAGVHLLLHATFLATIVEGDRVAGVRVQTVSGQREVHARRTIDCSADALVAHAAGVPCELGNADGLVQPMTMMFRLSHVDLDRTAAWLREHPDQIRTSLPPERFSADTLTAIAGLWRIWQEARAAGDVDIPREIVSLFRGAYRDEVTVNMTRVTGLNPLDADDLTRAEIETRRQTMALVAFFRTRVPGFESCRLAATPAQVGVRESRRILGEYILTGDDLLEGRAFPDAVARSAYPIDIHNPAGEGTTTVRLPEGRTYEIPYRCLVPLVADDLLVAGRCISVTHEALASTRLTPTIMTLGQAAATAVVQSLHAGVPPRHVDTGVLRASLVAQGVDLRRPEPVRP, encoded by the coding sequence GTGACGCCGTTCGACGTCCTCGTCGTGGGAGGCGGTAACGCCGGGTGTACGGCCGCCATCACGGCGGCGCGACTCGGCGCGCGCGTGTGTCTCGTGGAGCGCTACGGGTTCCTCGGTGGCACGGCCACGGCGGCCATGGTCGCACCGTGGATGACGTACCACGCAGGGTCGGCAGACGAGTCCGGCCGCATCACGGGCGGGCTCGCGCAGGAGTTCGTCGAGCGCCTCGTCGCGATGGGCGCGTCGCCCGGCCACCTGCCAGACGCATCGGACTACGTGCCCACCATCACGCCGTTCGACCCGGAGGCGCACAAGTGGCTGCTGATGGCCATGTGTGAAGAGGCTGGCGTCCATCTGCTGCTGCACGCGACGTTCCTCGCCACGATCGTCGAGGGCGATCGCGTGGCGGGCGTGCGCGTGCAGACGGTGTCGGGTCAGCGCGAGGTCCACGCACGCCGTACCATCGACTGCTCGGCGGACGCGCTCGTTGCGCACGCGGCGGGCGTTCCGTGCGAGCTGGGCAACGCCGACGGACTCGTGCAGCCGATGACGATGATGTTCCGGTTGAGCCATGTGGATCTCGATCGCACCGCGGCGTGGCTGCGCGAGCACCCCGATCAGATCCGCACGAGCCTGCCGCCGGAACGCTTCTCCGCCGACACGCTCACGGCCATCGCGGGACTCTGGCGGATCTGGCAGGAGGCGCGTGCGGCGGGCGACGTCGACATCCCGCGGGAGATCGTGAGCCTGTTCCGCGGCGCGTATCGCGACGAGGTGACGGTCAACATGACGCGCGTGACGGGCCTGAACCCGCTCGACGCCGACGATCTCACGCGCGCCGAGATCGAGACGCGCCGGCAGACGATGGCGCTGGTGGCGTTCTTCAGGACGCGCGTGCCTGGATTCGAGTCGTGTCGCCTTGCCGCCACGCCAGCCCAGGTCGGCGTCCGCGAGAGCCGCCGCATCCTCGGTGAGTACATACTGACTGGCGACGATCTGCTCGAGGGGCGCGCGTTCCCTGATGCCGTCGCACGGAGTGCGTATCCCATCGACATCCACAACCCGGCTGGCGAAGGTACGACCACGGTGCGGCTCCCCGAAGGCAGGACGTACGAGATTCCCTATCGGTGTCTCGTGCCGCTCGTCGCGGACGACCTGCTCGTGGCGGGACGCTGCATCTCCGTGACGCACGAGGCCCTCGCCTCGACGCGCCTCACACCAACCATCATGACGCTCGGCCAGGCTGCCGCGACGGCCGTCGTCCAGAGCCTGCATGCCGGCGTCCCACCGCGGCACGTCGACACCGGCGTGCTGCGAGCCTCACTCGTGGCGCAGGGCGTGGACCTGCGCCGCCCGGAGCCCGTTCGCCCGTGA
- a CDS encoding N-acetylmannosamine-6-phosphate 2-epimerase: MTQDLESSLAALRHRLIVSCQAPAGSPLHDPYVIARLALTAEQRGAAAVRIDSPSHIDATRVLVTVPIIGLYKQAFEGSPVYITPTRHAASAVIAAGADIVAIDATDRTRPFGERTSDIVRVIHAHGRLVMADVATEVQGLAAADLGVDVIGTTLSGYTDDSPRLPGPDLALVERLAARTHVPVIAEGRIRTPDDARQAFDAGAYAIVVGGAITGVDELVRQFVAVTPTQGQVQA, translated from the coding sequence ATGACGCAGGACCTTGAATCGTCACTTGCCGCGCTCAGGCATCGCCTCATCGTGTCGTGTCAGGCCCCTGCGGGTTCGCCGCTGCACGATCCGTACGTGATCGCCCGCCTCGCGCTCACGGCGGAGCAGCGGGGCGCGGCCGCCGTGCGCATCGACTCGCCGTCGCACATCGACGCCACGCGCGTGCTGGTCACGGTGCCCATCATCGGTTTGTACAAGCAGGCGTTCGAGGGATCGCCGGTGTACATCACGCCCACGCGTCATGCTGCCAGCGCGGTCATCGCGGCAGGTGCGGACATCGTCGCCATCGACGCCACGGATCGCACGCGTCCCTTCGGCGAACGGACGAGCGACATCGTGCGCGTGATTCACGCCCATGGCCGTCTCGTGATGGCCGATGTGGCGACGGAGGTTCAGGGGCTCGCGGCTGCCGATCTCGGCGTGGACGTGATCGGCACGACGTTGTCGGGCTACACCGACGACAGCCCGCGCCTGCCGGGGCCTGACCTGGCGCTCGTCGAGCGACTCGCCGCGCGCACGCACGTCCCGGTGATCGCCGAAGGACGCATCCGCACGCCCGACGATGCGCGACAGGCGTTCGACGCCGGCGCGTACGCCATCGTCGTCGGCGGCGCGATCACGGGTGTCGACGAGCTCGTCAGGCAGTTCGTCGCTGTCACCCCGACTCAGGGACAGGTGCAGGCATGA
- a CDS encoding sugar phosphate isomerase/epimerase — protein MSSSSSRRAFLSSSAALVAAATLHGQGGSAKPATRVVLPRPVALGFDNFSVRGSHWKAARLLEYATTIGADSVFISDLDAFESLGEPALRKVRDDAAARHVAINVGTWSVCPTSKAFRPAGGTADEQLARAIRVAHLVGSPVVRIVLGTWEDRLTPGGIGRHIDALVAVLKTARSQALDAGIKVAVENHAGDMRADELGALVEMSGRDFVGVNYDSGNSLWTLENPLDALEILAPYIVTTSLRDGVVTEIPTGCRVKWTAMGEGQVDFARFMPRFAELCPGVPIHIETISGVGRDLPYLEDEFWTAWPRLEGQSFAKFLRIGRRKTPLAPAATKADDAADQRRELERSLAYCRQTLGLGLRTSNVGPA, from the coding sequence GTGTCTTCTTCGTCGAGCCGTCGTGCGTTCCTGTCGTCCTCAGCTGCCTTGGTCGCCGCTGCGACCCTCCACGGTCAGGGTGGATCCGCGAAACCGGCGACGCGCGTGGTGCTCCCGCGGCCGGTAGCGCTCGGGTTCGACAACTTTTCCGTGCGCGGCAGCCACTGGAAGGCGGCGCGCCTGCTCGAGTACGCCACGACCATCGGCGCCGACTCCGTGTTCATCAGCGACCTCGATGCATTCGAGTCGCTCGGGGAACCCGCCCTCCGCAAGGTGCGCGACGATGCGGCGGCGCGCCACGTGGCGATCAACGTCGGGACGTGGAGCGTGTGCCCGACGAGCAAGGCATTCCGACCGGCGGGCGGGACGGCCGACGAGCAGCTCGCCCGCGCGATCCGTGTCGCGCACCTCGTGGGATCGCCGGTCGTGCGAATCGTGCTCGGCACGTGGGAGGACCGCCTCACGCCGGGCGGCATCGGTCGGCACATCGACGCGCTCGTCGCCGTCCTGAAGACGGCCCGTTCGCAGGCGCTCGATGCCGGCATCAAGGTGGCCGTGGAGAACCACGCCGGAGACATGCGGGCCGACGAGCTCGGCGCGCTCGTCGAGATGTCGGGCCGCGATTTCGTGGGCGTGAACTACGACTCGGGCAACTCGCTCTGGACGCTCGAGAACCCGCTCGACGCGCTCGAAATCCTCGCTCCCTACATCGTCACCACGAGCCTGCGCGACGGCGTGGTCACCGAGATCCCCACGGGATGCCGAGTGAAGTGGACCGCCATGGGCGAGGGTCAGGTGGACTTCGCGCGCTTCATGCCGCGGTTCGCCGAGCTCTGTCCAGGCGTACCCATCCACATCGAGACGATCTCGGGCGTGGGCCGCGACCTCCCGTATCTGGAAGACGAGTTCTGGACGGCGTGGCCGCGTCTCGAAGGTCAGAGCTTTGCGAAGTTCCTGCGGATAGGCCGTCGGAAAACGCCGCTCGCCCCTGCCGCGACCAAGGCCGACGATGCCGCCGACCAGCGCCGCGAACTCGAACGCAGCCTCGCCTACTGCCGCCAGACGCTCGGCCTCGGCCTGCGCACATCCAACGTCGGCCCCGCGTAG
- a CDS encoding VWA domain-containing protein produces MAACVAVVAAMLAVQSPVRAQDPQPMFRAVVDAVTIDAFAHHERQPLAGLTGRDFVVRDNGVEQAVDSIGTTDSAHVIVGLDLSSSVDGRTLDQLRAAVRALAGALTGNDRLSLFTFSDRVRLLMRAETPGGALDSTLANMTAGGATVLHDAIVFGSALASADSRPSVFVLLTDGMDTGSWSSASLTLDAVRHTNVVIYPIGAGLPSAPIAASQSDAFTTRSWMVPTLGEGLRMLQQVADMTGGEFLRVNRRARFASTFAAILAQYRQRYLLTYTPTGAATPGWHRLDVRLRSRPGTVVAREGYMAR; encoded by the coding sequence GTGGCGGCCTGCGTCGCGGTCGTCGCGGCGATGCTGGCGGTGCAATCGCCGGTGCGCGCGCAGGATCCGCAACCGATGTTCCGTGCCGTTGTCGACGCGGTGACAATCGACGCGTTCGCCCATCACGAGCGTCAACCTCTCGCCGGACTCACGGGGCGCGATTTCGTGGTGCGCGACAACGGCGTGGAACAGGCCGTCGACTCGATCGGCACCACCGACAGCGCGCATGTGATCGTCGGGCTGGATCTCAGTAGCAGCGTGGATGGCAGGACGCTCGACCAACTGCGCGCCGCCGTGCGGGCACTGGCCGGCGCGCTGACGGGCAACGACAGGCTCTCGCTCTTCACGTTCTCGGACCGTGTGCGTCTGCTGATGCGCGCGGAGACGCCCGGGGGCGCGCTGGACAGCACGCTGGCGAACATGACCGCCGGTGGCGCCACGGTGCTGCACGACGCCATCGTGTTCGGCAGCGCGCTGGCCTCGGCAGACAGCCGGCCGTCGGTGTTCGTGCTCCTCACCGACGGCATGGACACGGGAAGCTGGTCGTCGGCGAGTCTCACGCTCGACGCGGTCCGTCACACGAACGTAGTGATCTATCCGATCGGCGCCGGCCTGCCATCGGCTCCCATCGCAGCCTCGCAATCCGATGCCTTCACCACCCGCAGCTGGATGGTGCCGACGCTCGGAGAGGGCCTGCGCATGCTGCAACAGGTGGCCGACATGACCGGCGGTGAGTTCCTGCGCGTCAACAGGCGCGCGCGATTCGCGTCGACGTTCGCCGCCATCCTCGCGCAGTATCGCCAGCGGTATCTGCTCACGTACACGCCGACGGGCGCCGCCACTCCGGGCTGGCACCGGCTCGACGTGCGCCTCCGCTCCCGTCCCGGCACCGTCGTGGCCCGCGAAGGGTACATGGCGAGGTAG
- a CDS encoding tetratricopeptide repeat protein, which yields MRWAVAVLVAAAVSVTGAFAQDQPDATWRTVVERYIAGDVNEAVSAAVTIPADGLRADATRAFDEWRPGGTRLLDGARTQVIKRLQVSALLPIELLYLTGRLDLPEPAVVALEDVATEAWRRLAAFESERNDPEAAAVRRFRVRWRFALIAHLLANARYAECTREIAKTRVPADDTDARVMFDMLRGIDAETRARLTAHVSPEQASYMARRPAQGTRVWLVRNALAVAADSYRKVLAQVPGDREATLRLARVAIERERFDEAASLLTPLLQTPCPDVICGLAWLFAGDLHEARRDPAQASAAFARASSVPSVRAAALMALVQGNLRRGDTAAAYALTTQFTAVNTRAAGHLPNAWLAYTGGHPLDPGRGLPPLRAEVVR from the coding sequence ATGCGGTGGGCAGTGGCCGTCCTGGTTGCGGCCGCCGTCTCCGTGACCGGCGCTTTCGCGCAGGACCAGCCCGATGCGACATGGCGGACCGTCGTCGAGCGGTACATCGCCGGCGACGTGAACGAGGCTGTCTCGGCCGCGGTGACGATCCCCGCTGACGGTCTGCGCGCCGATGCGACGCGCGCGTTCGACGAGTGGCGTCCAGGCGGAACGCGCCTGCTCGACGGCGCGCGGACACAGGTCATCAAGCGGTTGCAGGTGTCCGCGCTGCTTCCCATCGAACTGCTCTACCTGACCGGCCGGCTCGACCTCCCGGAGCCGGCCGTCGTCGCGCTGGAGGATGTTGCCACCGAGGCGTGGCGGCGGCTTGCCGCGTTCGAGTCCGAGCGCAACGATCCGGAGGCGGCAGCGGTGCGGCGGTTCCGCGTGCGGTGGCGATTCGCGCTGATCGCGCATCTGCTCGCCAATGCGCGCTATGCCGAGTGCACGCGCGAGATCGCGAAGACGCGCGTGCCTGCCGACGACACGGACGCGCGCGTGATGTTCGACATGCTGCGCGGAATCGATGCCGAGACCCGGGCACGCCTGACGGCGCATGTCAGCCCGGAGCAGGCGTCTTACATGGCGCGGCGGCCGGCTCAGGGTACGCGGGTGTGGCTCGTCAGGAACGCGCTGGCCGTGGCCGCCGACTCCTACCGGAAGGTCCTCGCGCAGGTGCCCGGCGACCGGGAGGCCACGCTCCGTCTCGCGCGTGTGGCCATCGAACGCGAGCGATTCGACGAGGCCGCCTCGCTGCTCACGCCGCTGTTGCAGACGCCATGTCCGGACGTGATCTGTGGCCTGGCCTGGCTCTTCGCCGGCGACCTGCACGAAGCGCGGCGGGATCCGGCGCAGGCGTCCGCGGCGTTCGCGCGCGCGTCGAGCGTGCCGTCAGTGCGTGCGGCAGCACTCATGGCCTTGGTACAGGGCAACCTCCGTCGCGGCGACACGGCGGCCGCCTATGCGCTGACCACGCAGTTCACGGCCGTGAACACGCGGGCCGCAGGTCACCTGCCCAATGCCTGGCTGGCCTACACGGGTGGGCACCCGCTCGACCCGGGGCGTGGGCTCCCGCCCCTCCGTGCCGAGGTGGTGCGGTGA